The following proteins are co-located in the Silene latifolia isolate original U9 population chromosome 1, ASM4854445v1, whole genome shotgun sequence genome:
- the LOC141616807 gene encoding serine/threonine-protein kinase RIPK-like has translation MVSKTTTYTWRSILPSCFKPKINKTKTKPKLKPEPNLVQVVPNSPQRLSISDLSIGGSDVSIEDISSSVIGAYLHSFTLEELRVITSSFSYSSNFIGEGGFGAVYKGFINEKFRPGLKAQSVAVKILDLDGPQGHNEWLAEVIFLGQLRHPNLVKLIGYCCENEQRVLVYEYMSRGNLDNQLFRRSSVSLPWLTRMKIALGAAKGLAFLHEESKPVIFRDFKAANILLDSGYKAKLSDFGFARDGPEGDKSHITTEHILGTKGYVAPEYVMTGHLTIRSDVYSFGVVLLELLTGKRSMDKSRPRREHCLVDWAKPYLKDPRKIDMIMDPKLEGQYSAQGAKIAAMLSYQCLSHQPKTRPTMRTAVKTLESIMEMNDIPRHFVYEVSKEEVKNLNGNRLRHYALQKRLGNYGLDAPKQSR, from the exons ATGGTTTCTAAAACAACTACGTATACATGGCGTTCTATTCTACCTAGTTGTTTTAAGCCAAAGAtaaacaaaaccaaaacaaaaccgaAACTAAAACCCGAACCCAATTTGGTTCAGGTAGTACCAAATTCGCCTCAAAGGTTATCCATTTCGGACTTAAGCATTGGAGGCTCGGATGTCTCGATTGAGGATATTTCTAGCTCGGTGATTGGTGCATATCTCCATTCGTTTACGCTCGAGGAGCTTAGGGTTATTACTAGTAGTTTCTCTTATTCAAGTAATTTTATTGGTGAAGGTGGATTTGGCGCGGTTTATAAAGGATTTATTAATGAAAAGTTTAGGCCTGGATTAAAGGCTCAATCTGTTGCTGTTAAGATTCTCGACTTGGACGGTCCACAAGGCCATAATGAGTGGCTG GCAGAAGTTATATTTCTTGGACAATTAAGGCACCCTAATTTGGTGAAATTGATCGGATATTGTTGCGAAAACGAACAACGAGTTCTTGTTTATGAATACATGTCTAGAGGAAACTTGGACAACCAATTATTCAGAA GAAGTTCTGTTTCGTTACCATGGTTGACGAGAATGAAAATTGCACTTGGAGCAGCAAAAGGTCTTGCCTTTCTTCATGAAGAAAGTAAACCTGTGATTTTCAGGGATTTTAAAGCTGCTAATATATTGCTAGATTCT GGTTATAAAGCGAAACTCTCTGATTTCGGGTTTGCAAGAGATGGACCAGAAGGAGACAAGAGTCATATTACAACAGAACATATTCTAGGTACAAAAGGCTACGTTGCTCCGGAATATGTCATGACAGGTCATTTGACGATTAGGAGTGATGTCTACAGCTTCGGAGTAGTCCTGTTAGAATTATTAACAGGAAAAAGATCAATGGATAAATCCCGGCCTCGACGAGAGCATTGTTTAGTTGATTGGGCTAAACCTTACCTAAAGGACCCTCGAAAAATCGATATGATCATGGACCCGAAACTAGAGGGTCAATACTCGGCCCAAGGAGCAAAAATAGCCGCGATGTTATCTTACCAATGTCTTAGCCACCAGCCTAAGACCAGGCCCACGATGAGGACCGCGGTCAAGACGTTGGAGTCTATTATGGAAATGAATGACATTCCAAGACATTTTGTTTATGAAGTGTCTAAGGAAGAAGTTAAGAACCTAAATGGCAATAGACTTAGACATTATGCTTTACAAAAGAGGCTTGGCAATTATGGTTTGGATGCTCCAAAGCAAAGTAGATGA